The following proteins come from a genomic window of Candidatus Cloacimonadota bacterium:
- a CDS encoding tetratricopeptide repeat protein: MKRTILIFFLLILIFSGCSKQKTEKQEESELPNIDALWDYQYPDSTEIKFRALVPEIKSSGNTDYYLQLLTQIARTQGLQRKFEDAHKTLNEVDSLLTDNTKTAKIRYLLERGRTFRSSGFPEKAKLLFLKAWDFGITNKLDLYAIDAAHMMGIVEPPEKQLDWNLKALELCEKTEDKRAKGWLGPLYNNIGWTYHDLEEYEKALELFQKGRKWREEIKDEHGTMIAKWTVARTFRSLGKLDEALEIQLALEKEYEEQQLGQDGYIFEELAEIYLLKEQEEEAKKYFGLAYEYLSQDQWLADNEPERLARLKELSE; encoded by the coding sequence ATGAAAAGAACCATATTAATATTTTTCCTGTTAATTTTAATTTTCAGTGGATGTTCCAAGCAAAAAACGGAAAAACAAGAAGAATCAGAACTCCCAAACATCGATGCTCTCTGGGATTATCAGTATCCTGATTCCACAGAAATAAAGTTCAGAGCATTAGTTCCCGAAATTAAAAGCTCCGGAAATACAGATTATTACCTGCAATTATTAACTCAAATTGCACGCACTCAAGGTCTGCAACGAAAATTTGAAGATGCTCATAAAACTCTGAATGAAGTCGATTCTCTTTTAACGGATAATACAAAAACTGCAAAGATCAGATATTTATTAGAAAGGGGAAGAACTTTCAGATCATCAGGATTTCCGGAAAAAGCAAAACTTTTGTTCCTGAAAGCCTGGGATTTTGGTATTACAAACAAACTTGATCTGTATGCAATCGATGCAGCTCATATGATGGGAATTGTCGAACCTCCGGAAAAACAATTGGACTGGAATTTGAAAGCACTCGAGTTGTGTGAAAAAACTGAAGATAAGAGAGCAAAAGGTTGGCTCGGACCTCTTTACAATAATATTGGCTGGACTTATCACGACTTGGAAGAATATGAAAAAGCTCTGGAACTTTTCCAGAAAGGTCGGAAATGGCGGGAAGAAATCAAGGATGAGCATGGAACCATGATCGCCAAATGGACTGTTGCCAGAACTTTTCGCTCACTTGGAAAATTGGATGAAGCACTTGAGATTCAATTAGCTCTGGAAAAGGAATACGAAGAACAGCAATTAGGGCAGGATGGTTATATTTTCGAAGAATTAGCAGAAATCTATTTATTGAAAGAACAGGAAGAGGAAGCAAAAAAATATTTTGGGCTGGCTTATGAATATCTTTCCCAAGATCAATGGTTAGCAGATAATGAACCGGAAAGATTGGCAAGATTGAAAGAATTGAGTGAATAA